A region from the Pseudomonas sp. P8_229 genome encodes:
- a CDS encoding glutathione S-transferase family protein — protein sequence MGLLVDGHWQDKWYESSKDGAFQREQAQRRHWVTADGQPGPSGEGGFAAEVGRYHLYVSLACPWAHRTLILRKLKGLERLVDVSVVSWLMLENGWTFDKALGSTGDKLDGFEFMHQRYTADTADYTGRVTVPVLWDKKLKRIVSNESAEIIRMFNSAFDDLTGNDLDFYPAPLRGEIDALNERIYPAVNNGVYRAGFATSQQAYEEAFDEVFAELDHLERVLGANRYLSGEYLTEADIRLFTTMIRFDAVYHGHFKCNLRRIADYPNLSSWLREVYQLPGIAETVDFQHIKNHYYGSHKTINPTGIVPKGPEQDFTVAHDRARLNGKGVWRRG from the coding sequence ATGGGTTTACTCGTTGATGGCCACTGGCAGGACAAGTGGTACGAAAGCAGCAAGGACGGCGCGTTCCAGCGCGAACAGGCGCAGCGCCGCCACTGGGTTACCGCTGACGGCCAGCCCGGGCCGAGCGGTGAAGGTGGTTTTGCCGCCGAAGTCGGGCGTTATCACCTCTACGTTTCTCTCGCCTGTCCTTGGGCGCATCGCACGCTGATCCTGCGCAAGCTCAAAGGTCTGGAAAGACTGGTCGACGTTTCGGTGGTCAGTTGGTTGATGCTGGAAAACGGCTGGACCTTCGACAAAGCACTTGGTTCGACGGGCGACAAGCTTGATGGCTTTGAATTCATGCATCAGCGCTACACCGCCGACACTGCCGACTACACCGGCCGCGTCACCGTGCCGGTGCTGTGGGACAAGAAGCTCAAGCGCATCGTCAGCAATGAGTCGGCGGAGATCATCCGCATGTTCAACAGCGCCTTTGATGACCTGACTGGCAACGATCTGGATTTCTACCCGGCACCATTACGCGGCGAGATCGATGCGCTGAACGAGCGGATCTATCCAGCGGTAAACAACGGTGTCTATCGCGCAGGCTTTGCGACTTCGCAACAGGCTTATGAAGAAGCATTCGATGAGGTGTTTGCCGAGCTCGATCACCTTGAGCGCGTTTTGGGCGCCAACCGTTATCTGAGCGGGGAATACCTGACTGAAGCAGACATCCGCCTGTTCACCACGATGATTCGTTTTGACGCGGTGTATCACGGGCACTTCAAGTGCAACCTGCGGCGGATTGCCGATTACCCGAATCTGTCGAGCTGGCTGCGTGAGGTGTATCAGCTGCCGGGGATTGCCGAGACGGTGGATTTCCAGCACATCAAGAATCATTACTACGGCAGCCACAAGACCATTAACCCGACGGGGATTGTGCCGAAGGGACCGGAGCAGGATTTTACTGTTGCCCATGACCGGGCGCGGTTAAACGGGAAAGGGGTTTGGCGCCGGGGCTGA